The following are encoded in a window of Longimicrobiaceae bacterium genomic DNA:
- a CDS encoding efflux RND transporter permease subunit encodes MSLPKLAITRPVAVAMFFLGVVFLGVLSFVRLPIDLLPDVAYPRLVVYTTNPGVAPAEVERFLTEPIEQAVSTVPGVQKVESVSREGSSLVTVRFAWGTDMDFAALGVREKLDNLRDALPEMSSRPTVLRTDPRSEPVMALSVAGQRDLPALKELAESVFRRRLEQIDGVAQATVTGGLEREIQVEVDPHLMESHGLTIADLSATLAAANASAPGGTIRRGRYRYSLRTLGEFQSVEEIGRVPVTRGGVQGALGQSAAGAGAQAGAAPRGELLLRDVARITDGFRERESIARFNGQEAVGLLVFKGVEANTVRVAEEVEKVLAQLRREYPEVKLEVAMSQAGFISDALANVVQEVILGGILAFLVLFLFLREVRYPIAVALAIPISLIATFALLQAAGVSLNLLSLGGLALGVGMLMDNSIVVLENIFRHRERGLGPAAAAALGAEEVQRAITASTLTTIAVFGPIVYVEGVAGELLGALALAVAFSLLSSIGVAVTLLPMLAARWGEGAGRPPGRISRAFSRVFGPGLDAFDRGFARFTGAYERLLALGMAHRARTLGIAFLLLGVGVAVGLSLERSVLPDVDQGAFRARLEMPRGTALEGTAEEAARLEALFRADPAVEAVFTRVGRQTAIAGMDESESGTHTATLEVRLRGGSGTEETLRRLRPALAALPAGTVAIESGQATALGRLLGGGDSDLAVRVRGENLDAALAHAQEVRNRLAGASAVTNVRLGTEMGQPEMRVEIDREQAARFGIEPRKVAETVEAYMKGTRATEFVDFDRKVPVVVRLPEAERRSLATLETLRVDGVPLRELVRVHTASGPSEIRRIDQSRVVVVHADVASGGVDEAVGAVRASLASLPAPHGLRTEIGGENEEMRKGFRALAFAFLLALLLVYMLLAAEFESLLHPFIILLAVPLAAVGATVALWVAGAGINTMSLIGMVILVGIVDNDAVVKVDFINQMRREGMSRREAIFAAGHARLRPIVMNTVTAMLGILPMALAIGPGAELQAPLAIAVFGGLLSATALTLVVIPVAYDVLEELGERIGAWFGGPAPAPAAAPEPAVGAGAGVAMGD; translated from the coding sequence ATGTCGCTCCCCAAGCTCGCCATCACCCGCCCCGTCGCCGTCGCCATGTTCTTCCTGGGCGTGGTCTTCCTGGGGGTGCTCTCCTTCGTCCGCCTCCCCATCGACCTCCTCCCGGACGTCGCCTACCCGCGGCTGGTGGTCTACACCACCAACCCCGGCGTGGCCCCGGCGGAGGTGGAGCGCTTCCTGACGGAGCCCATCGAACAGGCGGTGAGCACCGTCCCCGGCGTGCAGAAGGTGGAGAGCGTGAGCCGCGAGGGGAGCTCGCTGGTGACGGTGCGCTTCGCCTGGGGCACCGACATGGACTTCGCCGCGCTGGGCGTCCGGGAGAAGCTGGACAACCTCCGCGACGCCCTCCCGGAGATGTCTTCGCGCCCCACGGTGCTGCGGACCGACCCGCGCAGCGAGCCGGTCATGGCGCTCTCCGTGGCCGGACAGCGCGACCTCCCCGCCCTCAAGGAGCTGGCCGAGTCCGTGTTCCGCCGCCGGCTGGAGCAGATCGACGGGGTGGCGCAGGCCACGGTGACGGGCGGGCTGGAGCGGGAGATCCAGGTGGAGGTGGACCCGCACCTGATGGAGAGCCACGGCCTCACCATCGCAGACCTTTCCGCGACGCTGGCCGCCGCCAACGCGAGCGCCCCCGGCGGGACCATCCGCCGCGGGCGCTACCGCTACTCGCTCCGCACCCTGGGCGAGTTCCAGAGCGTGGAGGAGATCGGGCGGGTCCCCGTCACCCGCGGCGGGGTGCAGGGCGCGCTGGGGCAGTCCGCGGCGGGTGCAGGTGCGCAGGCGGGCGCCGCCCCGCGGGGGGAGCTCCTGCTGCGCGACGTGGCGCGGATCACGGACGGCTTCCGTGAGCGTGAGTCCATCGCCCGGTTCAACGGCCAGGAGGCGGTGGGGCTGCTGGTGTTCAAGGGCGTCGAGGCCAACACCGTCCGCGTCGCGGAGGAGGTGGAGAAGGTCCTGGCGCAGCTCCGGCGCGAGTACCCCGAGGTGAAGCTGGAGGTGGCGATGAGCCAGGCCGGGTTCATCTCCGACGCGCTCGCCAACGTGGTGCAGGAGGTGATCCTCGGCGGGATCCTGGCCTTCCTGGTGCTCTTCCTCTTCCTGCGCGAGGTGCGCTACCCCATCGCGGTGGCGCTCGCCATCCCCATCTCGCTGATCGCCACCTTCGCGCTGCTGCAGGCCGCGGGCGTCTCGCTCAACCTGCTCAGCCTGGGGGGGCTGGCGCTGGGCGTGGGGATGCTGATGGACAACTCCATCGTGGTGCTGGAGAACATCTTCCGGCACCGCGAGCGGGGGCTGGGCCCCGCCGCCGCCGCCGCGCTGGGCGCGGAAGAGGTGCAGCGGGCGATCACGGCGTCCACGCTCACCACGATCGCGGTCTTCGGCCCCATCGTGTACGTGGAGGGGGTCGCCGGAGAGCTGCTGGGCGCGCTGGCGCTGGCGGTGGCCTTCTCGCTCCTGTCCAGCATCGGGGTGGCGGTGACGCTCCTCCCCATGCTGGCGGCGCGCTGGGGCGAGGGCGCGGGCCGCCCCCCGGGGCGGATCTCCCGCGCCTTCAGCCGCGTCTTCGGGCCGGGACTGGACGCCTTCGACCGCGGCTTCGCGCGCTTCACCGGCGCCTACGAGCGGCTGCTCGCGCTGGGCATGGCGCACCGGGCGCGGACCCTCGGCATCGCCTTCCTGCTCCTGGGCGTCGGCGTGGCGGTGGGGCTCTCGCTGGAGCGGAGCGTCCTCCCCGACGTGGACCAGGGCGCCTTCCGCGCGCGGCTGGAGATGCCGCGCGGCACCGCGCTGGAGGGGACGGCGGAGGAGGCGGCCCGCCTGGAAGCCCTCTTCCGCGCCGACCCCGCCGTGGAGGCGGTGTTCACGCGCGTCGGCCGGCAGACGGCCATCGCGGGGATGGACGAGTCGGAGAGCGGGACGCACACCGCCACGCTGGAGGTGCGGCTGCGCGGCGGCTCCGGCACGGAGGAGACGCTGCGCCGGCTCCGGCCGGCGCTCGCCGCCCTCCCGGCGGGGACGGTCGCCATCGAGTCCGGGCAGGCCACCGCGCTCGGGAGGCTGCTGGGCGGCGGGGACTCGGACCTCGCGGTGCGCGTCCGCGGCGAGAACCTGGACGCCGCCCTCGCGCACGCCCAGGAGGTGCGGAACCGGCTCGCCGGGGCCTCCGCCGTCACCAACGTGCGCCTGGGCACCGAGATGGGGCAGCCGGAGATGCGGGTGGAGATCGACCGGGAGCAGGCCGCCCGCTTCGGGATCGAGCCCCGGAAGGTGGCCGAGACGGTGGAGGCGTACATGAAGGGCACGCGGGCGACGGAGTTCGTGGACTTCGACCGCAAGGTGCCCGTGGTGGTCCGTCTCCCGGAGGCGGAGCGGCGCTCCCTGGCGACGCTGGAGACGCTGCGCGTGGACGGGGTGCCGCTCCGGGAGCTGGTGCGGGTGCACACCGCCTCCGGCCCCTCGGAGATCCGGCGCATCGACCAGAGCCGGGTGGTGGTGGTGCACGCGGACGTGGCCTCCGGCGGGGTGGACGAGGCGGTGGGGGCGGTGCGCGCCTCGCTCGCCTCGCTCCCCGCGCCGCACGGGCTGCGGACCGAGATCGGCGGGGAGAACGAGGAGATGCGGAAGGGCTTCCGCGCCCTGGCCTTCGCCTTCCTCCTGGCGCTGCTCCTGGTCTACATGCTCCTGGCCGCGGAGTTCGAGTCGCTGCTGCACCCCTTCATCATCCTCCTGGCCGTCCCGCTCGCCGCGGTGGGCGCCACGGTGGCGCTCTGGGTGGCCGGGGCGGGGATCAACACCATGAGCCTGATAGGCATGGTGATCCTGGTGGGGATCGTGGACAACGACGCGGTGGTGAAGGTGGACTTCATCAACCAGATGCGGCGCGAGGGGATGAGCCGCCGCGAGGCGATCTTCGCCGCCGGGCACGCCCGCCTCCGCCCCATCGTGATGAACACCGTCACCGCCATGCTCGGGATCCTCCCCATGGCGCTGGCCATCGGCCCCGGGGCGGAGCTGCAGGCCCCGCTCGCGATCGCGGTGTTCGGCGGGCTCCTTTCCGCGACGGCGCTCACGCTGGTGGTGATCCCCGTCGCCTACGACGTGCTGGAGGAGCTGGGGGAGCGGATCGGCGCCTGGTTCGGCGGCCCCGCCCCGGCTCCCGCGGCCGCGCCCGAGCCGGCCGTGGGCGCCGGCGCCGGGGTCGCCATGGGCGACTGA
- a CDS encoding efflux RND transporter permease subunit gives MIRLSIRRPIAVAMAYAAVALLGVAAWLHIPVELLPETQLPRLNVSATWRGASPEATEAFLTSPLEAAIQQVRGVEKVSSVSEEQNGAGRASISVEFARGTDMDFVRLELSERLAALDEDLPEGAGRPTVESYVPQEFQDQNRPFLRYTVTGPYTTEALRAYVDETIAPELRQVDGVADVQAQGGRGRLLEIAVDEKRALALGLDPERIRTRIRELEYVREAGVVREGGTEHTLAIRQRPENAAEVRRLPLLTDGGRIVRLEDVAVVRDTYEDPVAHYRIDAQPAVSFVVMKEIGTNAVQVADRVKARLEQLAPAHPRGARLILDDDESDAIRAQLTDLRGRALSGGVIVFVVLLFFLRSFRSAAIVFSSIAFSVLITLNLIYFGGLTLNVLTLMGLAMGFGLVIDNSVVVLENIFRRRKLGDPVEEAARRGAGEMVLPVLAATATTIIVFVPFVYLQGELRLFYVPLAIVVGFTNLASLFVTFTFIPALAGRLLGAKGPWSREPAAANAAAAPPVEERPPLYVRVYGGMIRGSLRWPWVVMVASLLALGGSWYLFDKYVTRGTVWRPWWEQQSYIAINVNLPRGEELARTDELTRYFEERLRAMPEVERFVTNVYPQAARIRVTFPDSLENTGIPVAVKEQMEAYSHLFGGAEVRVYGYGPSFYGGGGSPPNYSIQVLGYNYETVRGIAEDLGERLKRFSRIQDVDTNSSGAWYSRDKATEAVLRVDRQRLGMHALSARDVVGRVATAVGGQSRKDVLRMGGEELSFAIRTGDRERMDLLALQELLIPAPSGEAVRLADVATLEEREVLSRILREDQQYQRTISYEFRGPTKLGDRVRDAVVASTRLPAGYTIIGKEEWRWSDEERGQIWGVLAVSLVLIFMVTAALFESLRLPLCVLGTVPMALIGVFLTFFFTDASFTREAFIGVIMMGGVVVNNATLLVDHVNQLRRREGLALEPAIVQGTLERVRPILMTSAVTILGLLPLVVLSEAADANIWNALGYALLGGLASSTVLVLTVTPALYLLFERGPERRKLAARTIPVPPLPHPEPV, from the coding sequence GTGATCCGCCTCTCCATCCGCCGCCCCATCGCCGTCGCTATGGCGTACGCGGCCGTCGCCCTCCTGGGGGTGGCGGCCTGGCTCCACATCCCGGTGGAGCTGCTCCCCGAGACGCAGCTCCCCCGGCTCAACGTGAGCGCCACCTGGCGCGGCGCATCGCCCGAGGCCACGGAGGCGTTCCTGACCTCGCCGCTGGAGGCCGCCATCCAGCAGGTGCGCGGGGTGGAGAAGGTCTCCTCCGTGTCCGAGGAGCAGAACGGCGCCGGCAGGGCCAGCATCTCCGTGGAGTTCGCGCGGGGGACGGACATGGACTTCGTCCGGCTGGAGCTTTCCGAGCGGCTGGCGGCGCTGGACGAGGACCTCCCCGAGGGGGCGGGCCGTCCGACCGTGGAGAGCTACGTCCCCCAGGAGTTCCAGGACCAGAACCGCCCCTTCCTCCGCTACACCGTCACCGGCCCGTACACGACCGAGGCGCTCCGCGCGTACGTGGACGAGACGATCGCCCCGGAGCTGCGCCAGGTGGACGGCGTGGCCGACGTGCAGGCCCAGGGCGGGCGCGGCCGGCTCCTGGAGATCGCGGTGGACGAGAAGCGGGCGCTGGCGCTGGGGCTGGACCCGGAGCGGATCCGCACCCGCATCCGGGAGCTGGAGTACGTCCGCGAGGCCGGGGTCGTGCGCGAGGGGGGGACCGAGCACACCCTGGCGATCCGCCAGCGGCCGGAGAACGCCGCGGAGGTGCGGCGCCTCCCGCTGCTCACCGACGGCGGGCGCATCGTGCGGCTGGAGGACGTCGCCGTGGTCCGCGACACCTACGAGGACCCGGTCGCCCACTACCGGATCGACGCCCAGCCCGCCGTGTCCTTCGTGGTCATGAAGGAGATCGGCACCAACGCCGTGCAGGTGGCGGACCGGGTCAAGGCGCGCCTGGAGCAGCTCGCGCCCGCCCACCCCCGCGGCGCGCGGCTGATCCTGGACGACGACGAGAGCGACGCCATCCGCGCGCAGCTCACCGACCTGCGCGGGCGGGCGCTCTCCGGCGGGGTCATCGTCTTCGTGGTCCTCCTCTTCTTCCTCCGCTCCTTCCGCTCCGCCGCGATCGTCTTCTCCAGCATCGCCTTCTCGGTCCTCATCACGCTCAACCTGATCTACTTCGGCGGGCTGACGCTGAACGTGCTGACGCTGATGGGGCTGGCGATGGGGTTCGGGCTGGTGATCGACAACTCGGTGGTGGTGCTGGAGAACATCTTCCGCCGGCGCAAGCTGGGCGACCCGGTGGAGGAGGCGGCGCGCCGCGGCGCCGGGGAGATGGTGCTCCCGGTGCTCGCGGCGACGGCGACCACCATCATCGTCTTCGTCCCCTTCGTGTACCTGCAGGGGGAGCTGCGCCTCTTCTACGTCCCGCTTGCCATCGTGGTGGGGTTCACCAACCTGGCGAGCCTGTTCGTCACCTTCACCTTCATCCCCGCCCTGGCCGGGCGCCTCCTCGGCGCGAAGGGACCCTGGAGCCGCGAGCCCGCCGCCGCGAACGCCGCAGCGGCGCCGCCCGTGGAGGAGCGCCCCCCGCTCTACGTCCGCGTGTACGGGGGGATGATCCGCGGCTCGCTCCGCTGGCCCTGGGTGGTGATGGTGGCCTCGCTGCTGGCGCTGGGCGGGTCGTGGTACCTGTTCGACAAGTACGTCACCCGCGGGACGGTGTGGCGCCCCTGGTGGGAGCAGCAGTCGTACATTGCCATCAACGTGAACCTCCCCCGCGGCGAGGAGCTGGCGCGCACCGACGAGCTGACCCGCTACTTCGAGGAGCGGCTGCGGGCCATGCCGGAGGTGGAGCGCTTCGTCACCAACGTGTACCCACAGGCGGCGCGGATCCGTGTCACCTTCCCCGATTCGCTGGAGAACACCGGCATCCCGGTGGCGGTCAAGGAGCAGATGGAGGCGTACAGCCACCTCTTCGGCGGGGCGGAGGTGCGCGTCTACGGCTACGGCCCCTCCTTCTACGGCGGCGGCGGGAGCCCGCCCAACTACTCCATCCAGGTCCTGGGCTACAACTACGAGACGGTCCGCGGCATCGCGGAGGACCTGGGGGAGCGCCTGAAGCGATTCTCCCGCATCCAGGACGTGGACACCAACTCGTCCGGCGCGTGGTACTCGCGCGACAAGGCCACGGAGGCGGTGCTGCGCGTGGACCGGCAGCGGCTGGGGATGCACGCGCTCTCCGCGCGGGACGTGGTCGGCCGCGTCGCCACGGCCGTGGGCGGGCAGTCGCGCAAGGACGTGCTCCGCATGGGGGGGGAGGAGCTGAGCTTCGCCATCCGCACCGGCGACCGGGAGCGGATGGACCTGCTCGCCCTGCAGGAGCTGCTGATCCCCGCCCCCTCGGGCGAGGCGGTGCGCCTGGCCGACGTGGCGACGCTGGAGGAGCGCGAGGTGCTCTCGCGCATCCTCCGTGAGGACCAGCAGTACCAGCGCACCATCAGCTACGAGTTCCGCGGCCCCACCAAGCTGGGCGACCGCGTGCGCGACGCCGTCGTGGCATCCACGCGCCTCCCGGCCGGATACACCATCATTGGCAAGGAGGAGTGGCGCTGGTCGGACGAGGAGCGGGGACAGATCTGGGGGGTGCTCGCAGTCTCCCTGGTGCTGATCTTCATGGTGACCGCCGCCCTCTTCGAGTCGCTGCGCCTCCCGCTCTGTGTGCTGGGGACGGTGCCCATGGCGCTGATCGGCGTCTTCCTAACCTTCTTCTTCACGGACGCCAGCTTCACGCGCGAGGCCTTCATCGGGGTGATCATGATGGGCGGGGTGGTGGTGAACAACGCCACGCTCCTGGTGGACCACGTCAACCAGCTCCGCCGCCGCGAGGGGCTCGCGCTGGAGCCCGCCATCGTGCAGGGGACGCTGGAGCGGGTGCGCCCCATCCTGATGACCAGCGCGGTCACCATCCTGGGCCTCCTGCCACTGGTGGTGCTCAGCGAGGCTGCGGACGCCAACATCTGGAACGCGCTCGGCTACGCGCTCCTGGGCGGGCTCGCCAGCTCAACGGTGCTGGTGCTCACCGTCACCCCCGCGCTGTATCTCCTCTTCGAGCGCGGGCCGGAGCGGAGGAAGCTGGCCGCGCGCACGATCCCCGTTCCTCCCCTCCCCCACCCGGAGCCGGTATGA
- a CDS encoding 6-bladed beta-propeller encodes MTYSHPRPLALVPLAALALAASACGRDGGAAAGRWEGTVDTLPGGAVRVQNPEHGIWKAGEGWMLVEELRIGSAEVDGPELFGQVAALTVDPLGRIYVLDDQAKEVRVFDARGKHVRSFGRKGGGPGEFESPGSLDWDPQGHLWIVDQSNARFSVFDTAGAFVTSHRRRGGFSMVPWPGGLDAQGRVYDAAMLPGGTLFRTGLVRLDEQFEPADTFRTPEYEQAAFFYKDEKGTTRMSAAVPFSPAQTSRLDREGHLWIGTTDRYRLHRITIAGDTTRIVERPFTPVAVSSNEKDEAVKNLKWFTDQGGKIDPSRIPGKKPAFTGFQVDEEGYLWVWPAVAEGEEGSVIDVFDPEGRYLGQIRSEAKIGARGRFVVRGDRLYTVVTDELEVPYVVRYRIQGRTPAGA; translated from the coding sequence ATGACGTACTCGCATCCGCGGCCTCTCGCCCTCGTTCCGCTCGCCGCCCTCGCTCTCGCCGCCTCCGCCTGCGGGCGCGACGGCGGCGCTGCCGCGGGACGGTGGGAGGGCACCGTCGACACCCTGCCCGGCGGCGCCGTGCGGGTACAGAACCCCGAGCACGGCATCTGGAAGGCGGGAGAGGGGTGGATGCTGGTGGAGGAGCTCCGGATCGGCTCGGCCGAGGTGGACGGGCCGGAGCTGTTCGGCCAGGTGGCGGCCCTTACGGTGGATCCGCTGGGGAGGATCTACGTCCTGGACGACCAGGCGAAGGAGGTGCGTGTCTTCGACGCCCGGGGGAAGCACGTCCGCTCCTTCGGGCGGAAGGGGGGCGGGCCGGGGGAGTTCGAGAGCCCCGGCTCCCTCGACTGGGACCCGCAGGGGCACCTCTGGATCGTGGACCAGAGCAACGCCCGCTTTTCGGTGTTCGACACCGCGGGCGCCTTCGTGACCAGCCACCGGCGCCGGGGCGGGTTCTCCATGGTACCCTGGCCCGGTGGGCTGGACGCGCAGGGGCGCGTGTACGACGCAGCCATGCTCCCGGGAGGGACGCTGTTCCGCACCGGGCTGGTGCGGCTGGACGAGCAGTTCGAGCCCGCCGACACCTTCCGCACGCCGGAGTACGAGCAGGCCGCGTTCTTCTACAAGGACGAGAAGGGGACCACCCGCATGTCCGCGGCGGTCCCGTTCAGCCCCGCGCAGACGTCGAGGCTGGACCGGGAGGGGCACCTGTGGATCGGGACCACGGACCGCTACCGCCTGCACCGGATCACCATCGCGGGAGACACCACGCGCATCGTCGAGCGCCCCTTCACGCCCGTCGCGGTCTCCTCCAATGAAAAGGACGAGGCCGTGAAGAACCTGAAGTGGTTCACCGACCAGGGGGGGAAGATCGATCCGTCCCGCATCCCCGGGAAGAAGCCCGCCTTCACCGGCTTCCAGGTGGACGAGGAGGGCTATCTCTGGGTCTGGCCTGCGGTCGCGGAGGGGGAGGAGGGGAGCGTGATCGACGTCTTCGACCCGGAGGGGCGCTATCTCGGGCAGATCCGCTCGGAGGCGAAGATCGGGGCCCGCGGGAGGTTCGTCGTGCGCGGCGACCGCCTCTACACGGTGGTCACCGACGAGCTGGAGGTCCCGTACGTGGTGCGCTACCGGATCCAGGGGCGGACGCCTGCGGGAGCCTGA
- a CDS encoding L,D-transpeptidase produces MLRLFRTFAGAALIPALLAGCGGGDDEADAVAQRQVVQAPEAQPAPQPQVAPAPAVQPQPPSPPPMRLEVNLAERKLYVYRDGQQVTTHPVAVGSKEWPTPTGEWTIGQVIWNPRWIPPQEEWAKDEEVKEPGDPENPLGRAQLVYQAPNSIHGTNDESSLGKAVSHGSFRVSNQVALELARQVVEAGGAGKDEAWYRQARENRKQRYEVVVPNPIPIRVVSGSGQGSGSGSGSGSGS; encoded by the coding sequence ATGCTACGACTGTTCCGAACGTTCGCGGGCGCGGCGCTGATCCCCGCGCTCCTGGCCGGGTGTGGGGGCGGCGACGACGAGGCTGACGCGGTGGCGCAGCGGCAGGTCGTGCAGGCACCCGAGGCGCAGCCCGCTCCGCAGCCCCAGGTGGCGCCGGCGCCGGCGGTGCAGCCGCAGCCCCCTTCGCCGCCGCCGATGCGCCTGGAGGTGAACCTGGCGGAGCGCAAGCTGTACGTCTACCGCGACGGACAGCAGGTGACGACGCACCCGGTGGCGGTGGGGAGCAAGGAGTGGCCCACCCCGACGGGCGAGTGGACCATCGGCCAGGTGATCTGGAACCCCCGCTGGATCCCGCCCCAGGAGGAGTGGGCCAAGGACGAGGAGGTGAAGGAGCCGGGTGACCCGGAGAACCCGCTAGGCCGGGCGCAGCTCGTGTACCAGGCGCCGAACAGCATCCACGGCACCAACGACGAGTCGTCGCTGGGGAAGGCGGTCTCGCACGGCTCCTTCCGCGTGTCCAACCAGGTGGCGCTGGAGCTGGCGCGGCAGGTGGTGGAGGCGGGGGGCGCGGGGAAGGACGAGGCGTGGTACCGGCAGGCGCGGGAGAACCGCAAGCAGCGCTACGAGGTCGTCGTCCCCAACCCCATCCCCATCCGCGTGGTGTCCGGGAGCGGGCAGGGCTCCGGCTCCGGCTCCGGTTCCGGCTCGGGGAGCTGA
- a CDS encoding MFS transporter: MVTAFVDMVGLLMVIPLLPFYAVRMGGGGLVVGVLVSAYAVAQLLSAPLWGRVSDRFGRRPALLVGLGASAIAYVIFAYAGSLWVLLLSRLVQGAGGGTVGVIQAYVADATEPENRARSLGWLSAATNVGVTIGPVIGSLSMGISEHAPGLFAAGLCVANMVFAWFFLEESHDVAGARSRSSTTRPVRPREVVWQVLAHPREPAPRMIWIYSIGMGAFQMMTALLALFLATRFGVTEKTIGLVYAYNGAISVLARAVVLGRAVDRLGEARLSRIGQMLLASGLALLPLTWRIGGAATLDLSVLPGGWGVVEVPLRTLALMGALALVPLGTAFTFPCITSILSRVIPPYERGVYMGVQQSYGGAARVLAPLWAGWAFDHLGVGVPFWTGAVLVLATLGLGMGIEEYTRPRPEPGSAPAAAG, translated from the coding sequence ATGGTCACGGCGTTCGTGGACATGGTGGGGCTCCTGATGGTGATCCCCCTCCTCCCCTTCTACGCCGTGCGGATGGGCGGGGGCGGGCTGGTGGTGGGGGTCCTCGTCTCGGCGTACGCCGTCGCGCAGCTCCTCAGCGCCCCGCTCTGGGGGCGGGTCTCCGACCGGTTCGGGCGGCGCCCGGCGCTCCTGGTGGGGCTGGGCGCCTCGGCCATCGCGTACGTGATCTTCGCCTACGCCGGCTCGCTCTGGGTGCTCCTCCTTTCCCGCCTGGTGCAGGGGGCGGGCGGCGGGACGGTGGGCGTGATCCAGGCGTACGTCGCCGACGCCACCGAGCCGGAGAACCGCGCCCGGAGCCTGGGGTGGCTCTCCGCCGCCACCAACGTGGGCGTGACCATCGGGCCGGTGATCGGATCGCTCAGCATGGGGATCAGCGAGCACGCCCCGGGGCTCTTCGCGGCCGGGCTCTGCGTCGCCAACATGGTGTTCGCCTGGTTCTTCCTGGAGGAGTCGCACGACGTGGCGGGGGCGCGGTCGCGGTCGTCCACCACCCGCCCGGTGCGGCCCCGGGAGGTGGTCTGGCAGGTGCTCGCCCACCCGCGGGAGCCCGCGCCGCGGATGATCTGGATCTACTCCATCGGGATGGGGGCCTTCCAGATGATGACGGCGCTGCTGGCGCTCTTCCTCGCCACGCGCTTCGGGGTCACGGAAAAGACCATCGGCCTGGTGTACGCCTACAACGGGGCCATCTCCGTGCTGGCGCGGGCGGTGGTCCTGGGGCGGGCGGTGGACCGGCTGGGGGAGGCGCGGCTGTCGCGGATCGGGCAGATGCTGCTGGCGTCGGGGCTGGCGCTCCTCCCGCTGACGTGGAGGATCGGGGGGGCGGCCACGCTGGACCTTTCCGTGCTCCCGGGCGGGTGGGGTGTGGTGGAGGTGCCGCTGCGCACGCTGGCGCTGATGGGGGCGCTGGCGCTGGTGCCGCTGGGGACGGCCTTCACCTTCCCCTGCATCACCTCGATCCTGTCGCGGGTGATCCCGCCGTACGAGCGCGGGGTGTACATGGGGGTGCAGCAGAGCTACGGCGGTGCGGCGCGCGTGCTGGCGCCGCTGTGGGCGGGGTGGGCGTTCGACCACCTGGGGGTGGGGGTGCCCTTCTGGACGGGGGCGGTGCTGGTGCTCGCGACGCTGGGGCTGGGGATGGGGATCGAGGAGTACACGCGCCCCAGGCCGGAGCCGGGGAGCGCGCCCGCGGCGGCCGGATAG
- a CDS encoding 1-acyl-sn-glycerol-3-phosphate acyltransferase yields the protein MTQSVALPLWLLLLLGVLAAWSVLDRLLVPGARWFVRQRTNRVIEEINTRLRIELPPFKLTKRQVLIDRLTYDPRVMEAVDAHAREGGVPREVVMARVERYAREIVPAFNAYLYFRVGYWIGRRVARLLYRVRLGYADEDGLARIRSGAAVVFVMNHRSNMDYVLVGYLAASRAAVSYAVGEWARIWPLHMLIRSMGAYFVRRNSGDELYRRVLERYVAMATAAGVTQAVYPEGGLSRDGKLRPPKLGLLDYLVRSWDPCGERDLVFVPVGINYDRVLEDRTLLRDLDPEAPRPGRLRGVANTLRFVGRNLLLAARNRWYRFGYACVNFGSPVSMREYCAGHGVDFTSLPPEERRARVEELGRTLMEAVGRTIPVVPVALVATVFARAPRRAWGELELKAELHRLIGELEASGARIYVPRRDRDYALTVGLRMLVLRRVVHEDAEGLFSAREEELPLLRYYANSISHLVPRAVAVPSLVGGPAASPGAA from the coding sequence ATGACGCAGTCCGTCGCCCTCCCCCTCTGGCTGCTCCTCCTCCTGGGCGTCCTGGCCGCCTGGTCGGTGCTGGACCGGCTGCTGGTCCCCGGCGCCCGCTGGTTCGTCCGGCAGCGGACCAACCGGGTGATCGAGGAGATCAACACCCGGCTGCGCATCGAGCTGCCGCCGTTCAAGCTCACCAAGCGCCAGGTGCTCATCGACCGGCTCACCTACGACCCGCGGGTCATGGAGGCGGTGGACGCCCACGCCCGGGAGGGCGGGGTCCCGCGCGAGGTGGTCATGGCGCGCGTGGAGCGCTACGCACGGGAGATCGTCCCCGCCTTCAACGCGTACCTGTACTTCCGCGTGGGGTACTGGATCGGCCGGCGCGTGGCGCGGCTGCTGTACCGGGTGCGGCTGGGGTACGCGGACGAGGACGGGCTGGCCCGCATCCGGAGCGGCGCCGCGGTGGTGTTCGTGATGAACCACCGCAGCAACATGGACTACGTGCTGGTGGGGTACCTGGCCGCCAGCCGGGCGGCGGTCAGCTACGCGGTGGGGGAGTGGGCGCGCATCTGGCCGCTGCACATGCTGATCCGCTCCATGGGGGCCTACTTCGTCCGCCGCAACTCCGGCGACGAGCTGTACCGGCGGGTGCTGGAGCGCTACGTGGCGATGGCGACCGCGGCGGGGGTCACGCAGGCCGTCTACCCGGAGGGCGGCCTGAGCCGCGACGGAAAGCTGCGCCCGCCGAAGCTGGGCCTGCTGGACTACCTGGTCCGCTCCTGGGACCCGTGTGGCGAGCGCGACCTGGTCTTCGTCCCTGTGGGGATCAACTACGACCGGGTGCTGGAGGACCGCACCCTGCTCCGGGACCTGGACCCGGAGGCGCCCCGGCCCGGCCGCCTCCGCGGCGTGGCGAACACGCTGCGCTTCGTGGGCCGCAACCTCCTCCTGGCCGCCCGCAACCGCTGGTACCGCTTCGGCTACGCGTGCGTAAACTTCGGCTCGCCGGTGTCCATGCGGGAGTACTGCGCCGGGCACGGCGTGGACTTCACCTCGCTCCCTCCGGAGGAGCGGCGCGCGCGCGTGGAGGAGCTGGGGCGCACGCTGATGGAGGCCGTGGGGCGGACCATCCCGGTGGTCCCGGTGGCCCTGGTGGCGACGGTGTTCGCGCGCGCTCCCCGGCGCGCGTGGGGGGAGCTGGAGCTCAAGGCCGAGCTGCACAGGCTGATCGGGGAGCTGGAGGCGTCCGGGGCGCGCATCTACGTCCCGCGGCGGGACCGGGACTACGCGCTCACCGTGGGGCTGCGGATGCTGGTCCTCCGGCGCGTCGTGCACGAGGACGCGGAGGGGCTCTTCTCGGCGCGCGAGGAGGAGCTCCCCCTGCTGCGCTACTACGCGAACTCCATCTCCCACCTCGTGCCCCGCGCCGTGGCCGTTCCCTCGCTGGTGGGCGGCCCCGCCGCGAGCCCGGGGGCGGCGTGA